The sequence TTTTGGTAAATGGTCCCATAATTAGAAAGGACATTTTCAGGTGATCGATTTGTACACTGGGAACGCATACCATATTAAAGATATCGATTCTAGTAATGAGGTTAAATTGATAAATGGAAAGTATTTTTGAAGCAATATCGATGTCTGGAAAGTGATGTTTAAATATATAAAGAAGtacaaataaaggaaaagaagatCTGTTCAGGAGAATACATTAAACTTGTGGAGCATAAGGTGCTAACAGTTCTTTGAGTTCCAGTGAAGTTGATTTCTTTCTGTGTTATTGTTGTTATAAGCTTCAATTTCGTCATGTTCTTCGATTTGCACTCTGTTATATCTCCTATTAATCTCAGCTTGTTTGTCTTCTATCTTGCAAAGActtttaaataatatttgtttCTCCTTCTGGGCCTTGGCGTAAGGTTCCGCTAATGCGGCTTGTTTTTCTCAAACTAGGGCCAATTCCTTTCGAGTTCTTCCTCATGCCTTGCTAAATAAGCTTGAGTATTAACAGCCTGGGTGATATGGGTTTCAAATTCTTAGTAAGACTTTTGTACTGATTGATGGGTTGCCTCAGTTTTTGCAGATTCCACTTCGATTTTGGTTAGCCTCTCTCTTTTACTTCTTTTAATTTatcttgaaaaataaaaagattattaGAAACCCTTTCAAATTTTTTCACCACTGCGAAAAATTGAGGTCAAACCTGAAATtcaagagaagaattcgaaattTCAGATAAGATACTATTTAAGTCATTCTGTGAAATTCTTCAGCAGTATGGTTTAACAACTTTAGAAGAGAGGTCAATTGATTGAGAGTTCTTTGGGAAAGCTCTTTAGGAAGACTTGGTTTGGAAAATTATTCCACAATCAAAGTTGAAGTGGGTGCTTCCTCTTCAATAGTAATCCCATTCAAAACAGCTAAGTGTTCATCCAAAATAGACTTACATGGGTTGGAAGCAGTGGTTGAAGGGTCCTTTGCAGATTTGGGACTTGGTGGGAGAGACGGTCCAGATTGGTCCATTAGACCTGAAGGATCTTTGATTATTGGACTTGCTTGAGGAGACGGCACTGTTTCTCTGGTATCTCGAACAGGTGAGTCAACAGTTTGTGTGGCAAGAGAATTGATGATAAGGTTGGTATCAATTGGAGAAGAAAGGGTAGAATTATTCACAGGTTGAGGAGAAGGAGATTTCTCCCTATCCAATTCTATTGGATTTTATTTTTCAACAACTGATGAATCGATGACATGAATAGGTGATGGTGGTTTTTGGGCTTCAATTGTGTGATGAGAAATCGTTTTATCACTGGAAGAGGATGGACTTAAATGGTGGCTTTCCTTCCCTTCTAGATCGACTTGCGCAATCGGTGAAGAAGGGGTAGACTGATTGATCCTCCCAGCCTTTGTCAATATAGAAATAGTTATGAGTGAAAAAATGGGAATTGATGAGACTAGAGTTTAATTTAGTAAGTATTATACCTAGTAGATTTCCTGGGTTGGAGATGTGAGAATGAAGAGATTTCTGATGAATCATCTAAATCAGATCCATTGGAAGATGAGGAAAAAACATTCGAATAAGAGGAAATTTGTTTCTTGGAGGGTTGTTGACTCTCGTCAGAAGTGCTCTCACTTGATGATTGCCTCTGGAATAATGATTGTACAGTTAATGCAAAGTTTTACTAAATAAACAGGATCGATAAAAAGAGTTAACCAAGTCCTTAATTTTGTTAGTTTGGCAGTCTTGATAGAAATTTTCTGGACCTTTTGCTtcggttgtttggatgtctcagtggttttgatttttcttttctgaGTTCTTTTGGGTGAAGCCTCAATTCCTTGAAGATTTTTTATTGAAGACTCTTTAATTTTATCCAAGGAGTGATTATATTGAGAATAGTAACTATTTCACCATTCGATGAAAGACTTAGTAACAAACTCACTACGATTGTAAGGCAAATGAGAATAGCGGCTTTGATGTGCATCATTGACATCGAGACATCTTTGGATATCTTTCTTTGATTTGAAATCGACGTGACAAAGGGATTTGTTTTTTCGAGGAACAGGAGCTGGAAGAACTTGGGAGAAACCCATTTGTCTTGCAACGTAATGAGGAGCATGGAGGGTCACTTTAAATTGTTCTTTTTTATATTGAGGTATTCCTATTGGAAATACCTAAGCGGCAAGGAAATTGGCCCAAGTTGCATTAGCCAAGTCattgtcatcatcatcattagTGGGAAAAAGGAGGTGTTCAAACTAAGCCGGTCCACAATTTCAACGTAAGAAAGGGGTAAACATCAGTTCTTCATTTTGAAAGCTTTTGCATGAACGAAGTAATGAAAATACAACCCAGAAAAGGTCTTTAGTCGAAGTGGCATCCTCAAAGTTCGGCTGGAAGGGAACTAATCGAAGCCTTTGATATGTTGTTTTTCCGAAATGGTGCCCCCGCCTTGTTTCATATACTTTTCGAAGACAGCATTTAGCCAGATTTGCAAAAGTCAAAGGGGTCCTTCCACATTGATCGAAGATCTTTTTCAAAGACAATCAATTAAGTACCCCAGTTCATCATATAATTTTTCTAAGATTAACTTGGCCAAGTTAAATTTGTGACTTTCATAGAGTTAGGTGGCCAGTGAGAGTAATAACTTTTGCATTTGAATGCTCCTTGAGGAAAAGACGATGGCATTCAACCAGTAATATAAAAAAGTCACACACGCTTCATCAATCATAGGATCATTTCCATGGCCCGTATGGTAATTAATAAAACCACTATAAGAATTTTTTGGGTTGGTGTGAAGTGAGAGAGACGAAGAAGATCGTGAATGCTCTGTGCTCTCCAAACTTTGCCTTTTGTTGATTCAAGGCGTTGATACCAGGCAAGAAAATCAGCATTTTGGGAGGTGATTTTTGGATTGTTTATGAAGAATTTTTTGTGATCGATGAAGGGCAATAAAAAGATCTTGCTTGATAAGCAAATCCTCTCCTTCGGCGCTTGGGAAGAAATGAGCATTCTTTTTGGTTTGTTCTAGAGTTTGTAAAGGACCAACGAAGCAGCAAGTGTCATCATCAGCAGTGAAGGAGATGAGAAGCCTTTTGTTAGTGAGCAAATTCTTAAGATCTTCAATGATAACATCATTAAATCGATTCAATACCTTCAAATCAGATTGCTCAAAGGCTTCGATTGCAATGTGTTTGCCTTTGTCTTGGGTAGATAAAGCTCTTCAAACAAAAGAGGAAGCCATTGATGAGTATGAAAAGAAATTCATAATGATTGATTTGGTTACAGAGGGGAGAGTTTGCACAAGAAAATTCGGAAAGGATTAGTAACAAGTTTTGAGAAGAAAGGTGAAAGTTGGGAGACGGAAGGTTAACGCTGTGTAACGGTGAGAACTTTCTTAAGTGAAAATAAAAGAGGTAAATAATGCTACcgttttgtatttcattttttcaaaatttgaaattgaaaactTTCTTGAGATGGCgaagtagaagagagagaaacaGTTAGCAATGGAAAACGTGCCATAGTGGGCACAAATAAATGAAAGATTaataatttcaaatcaaatttatTGATTATAGTTGCAGAGTCAAATGAGATAGGATTAAGTGTTTCATTCTTAAATGATATCGAAAAACACGTTAATCCTAAGGGAGCAATttgttgataaaaaaatatttgatttcaaaatacaCTATAGTTGAAGTACAATGAATTTCTATTTCGAGGAATGGAGTTTGTATCGAGAAGGGTTCGTTggagaatgaaaaacagaagctAGTCGATGTACTTAATAGAGGAATAAaggtttttgaaattgatttttggcAGTTATTCACGTTGACAAAAAGAGCAAGAATAGTTGCTTGAAAGTTAGCACATGTGGAAGTTACTCTTAAATCTGATTGGCCAAGGACTTCAATAAATAGATGAAAGATCGAAGAAGAATGGGTTAGAACTTTATTTAAGaaaaacactcaagcacactcatatTCCAACGATTTTCTGAGTTTGCATTCGAATCATTTTTCTATAGAGTTCCTTCtacatctttttttttcatttatattttttgtattctttattttctttgcaattttatcttttaagcacttttactttttccttttcctttaaGATTCTACATTTTGTATTTGATTTCAAAGTCTTTTGATCCTATCGAAGACAGTTTACTGTTTTATTcaattttaatgcaattcattTTAAATTCACAAAAAAATAGATTTCACTCGCAAACCACTAAATATTGAACCACTTTTAATatactaaaaatcgacaaaacaatttCATAATCACAATTTTAACCATAGATAAAACTATGACTATAACTTATTCTATAATCATGGTTTTACACAATGACATGAGCTTATTCTAATCGAGCCATGTAGATTTTTTCATGTGTGAACCTAAACACAAGCCTGGAAGCAAATAGGAAAGCATGCACTTGATCAACTGCAGCCATATAATAGGGCATATTTAATTTGACTTTTGCTGTAACTACCCTTTATGGTCtttaaaaaatatatctatatttAAGTGCATCAGcacagaagaaaaaaaataaaattaagattgtTTGACCATGGTTTGCCATAGgactatattattatattaacaaGGAAACATTATATTAATACTCAAATCAAATCATCCCACATATTTAACTTCTCTTCAGACTCATTTATTGTTTATATGTATTTTAAATAACCTGCATTAATTAAGTCTAAGTCAATCACTCATCCTAGTATTAtgaggattttttttaaataaataatttaattattttaattattaaaataaataatttataacatatttactaatttaaatcatatttatttatctcgtttatattgtaaacgaaataattttaaatgtattttgtttatagtgtaaacgaaatatatgaaaatttttaaatttcatatatctcgtttacagtacaAACNNNNNNNNNNNNNNNNNNNNNNNNNNNNNNNNNNNNNNNNNNNNNNNNNNNNNNNNNNNNNNNatacattgtaaacgagatatatgtatttataaataattaaatataatttttgaaaataataaaaaatattaataatttaaattggaccaaactcttaaaaatagaacacttcaaataatagaaaagatggatgattttaaacaataaaaaagaTAAACGGTCCACTATTAATACGATTTTTTTTCTCACTATCCACTATTAATACTATTGCTTCTTTCTCACTGACTTTCATCTACTGAcaattttttattagaatttacaccaattcaattcaaataatactttaaatttttaaattttgtatgtACTCTCTTGAGTATTaacatatataatttaaaatatatataattttttataaactcTCATGCAACAAATGAAATTTGAAAGGTNNNNNNNNNNNNNNNNNNNNNNNNNNNNNNNNNNNNNNNNNNNNNNNNNNNNNNNNNNNNNNNNNNNNNNNNNNNNNNNNNNNNNNNNNNNNNNNNNNNNNNAggtatataatttaaatttaaaaattaatactcaATAGAATacatacaaaatttaaaaattttgttagttaaaaattaaaaatttaataaacaaATTATATCtcaattaaaaatttgaaatattatTTGAACTGATTTAATGTAAAttctagtaaaaaaaaaattggaggtcAGTGAATGGAAGAGGCAATCGTGTTAATAATGGatagttagaaaaaaaaaaaaggtaaccgTGTTAACAGTGGATAAtccatcttttttattatttgaaataGACGGTTTATCTTCTTATTATTTAAAATCGTtcatcttttctattatttaaaacatttcatttttaaaagttttggtccaatttaaattattaatattttttattatttttaaaaattatatttaattatttataaatacatatGGCTTACCTGCATCATAGGACGACCAAGTCAGTACTCGGTGTTTGGTACAGTACAGTAACAAAGTAATCCCTAATCATGTGCAATATATAACAAACAAAATCTTTGTATAAGTGTATCACCATCAACACTTATTACTGTTAACCATTATACTAACAAAATCGTAGTATCATCACCATCACTAATTCACCATAACCATGCTCTTCCTATACTTTCTTGTCTTCCTTTTGTTTCTCGTGGTAATACTCTTGCCAAGGAAGAGTAACGAAATTCTTAGTTCAAAATTAGCGCTGCCCAGAGCCGAAACCCGACCCAAAGAGAAGATTAGCATAGAGCATTTGCCAGAGGAATTGTTATCCAACATCCTCTCAAGGTTACCATCGAAAGAGTTGCAGAAATGTAAGTTTGTTTGCAAGTCATGGTTCCATATCATAAAGGATCCTCATTTTGTTACCAACTACTATGTTGTCTACAACAACCACATAGTAACAAATCATGATCTCTTTGTCATTGGCAGACCCTTTCCTTCTAGCAAGAAAACATTCATTTCTTTGCTTTCTTGTAATAGTAATGATAATATTACCAACAAAAACAAAGAACATGTTCCCTCTAAGGTTCTAAACCCTCCTTGTGAATACAATTCTGATCACGAATATTGGACCGAAATCATGGGTCCTTGCAATGGCATATATTTCCTAGAAGGCAAACCAAATTTGATGATGAACCCTTCTTTGGGACAGTTCAAGGCTTTGCCAGAATCCCATTTCGCAACACCCTTTGGTGGAAATTCTTTAATGGATTACACCGGATTCGGCTTTGATCCAAAAACCAACGACTATAAAGTTGTTGTGATCAAGGATCTTTGGATTAGGGAAAAAGGTGAAGAACATCTTGGGTGGTGGAGAACAGAGTTATACAGCCTTAACTCTAACTCATGGAGAAAGCTTGATGCTGTTCTTCCACTTCCCATTGAAATTTGGAGCTCTTCTCGTGTCTACACTTTGGTGAACAATTGTTGTCACTGGTTGGGTTACGTTGAAGATGAGCTTGGTAAAAGAAAAGATGTGGTTCTAGCATTTGACATGGTTAATGAAACCTTCAGAAAGATTCATGTACCGAGAGTACGAGATTCTCGGGAAGAATCCTCGGCGACGCTTGTCCCACGTGACGAGTCGGCTCGAATTGGCGTGGTTGTTCACCCAGTGAGAGCGAATGAAAAATCCTATGATGTTTGGGTGATGAAAGATTATTGGAACCAAGACTCTTGGGTTAAGGTATACAGTGTTGGACCCGTGCAAGTGATTTCAACGCTTGTGGGGATTTGTGGGAGAGACCAATTTCTTTGGAAAAACAACAATGAAGAGTTGGTGATGTATGAAGCTGAATCAGGGAAAGTAAAATGTCTCCAAGTTTTTGGTAAGAATGATTCACTAAGAGCTGCTAGATATATGGAAAGCATTCTTTCACTTCACAGGGGAAACGAGTTTAGTCGACAATGTGTTTCAATTGATTGGGTCCATGATCGTTGAGGTACTAGCTATTCGAGTCGAATATAATGCCAATAGGCCGTAGTGAAAAACTCGAAAATAATGATCCCATTTTCGTGCTTTCTTTTGGAAAACAAAAGATTCGttccaataattttttatttgttttgtatCATTCATGTGTATATCTAttcactcttctttttttttctttctttttttttttggataaaacTACCTACTATTTAAAATAGAGAAAATCTTCGCATACAAAcgtttttttatacaagtctttacaagtcatttatattaacGCGCTTCGAACTATTACTGCACgtttttcatcttcttcctcctcatcttctgcaccttcttcttcttcttgctgcacgttcttcttcctcttcctcttcttcttcttttctttcgtttcttgccttctctttctcctttttcatttacgtgtttttctctctgttttctttattcgttattctcgatttccattgttttttgacatcaagctctgaaattatttttgaagaagaagaagcagcaaaagatgaagaggagaaagagaaagagttctgaattatgcataaggtgtacttcaacgaattttgggtgtatttcttaaatcctttgggtgtattttcgtaatcctttgggtgtatttctgtaatcctttgggtgtatttctataatcgtttgggtgaattcctgtaaccgtttgggtgtatttctgtaatcctttgggtatatttctgtaatcgtttgggtgtatttctgaagttccattatcttcaaaataatttcaaagcttgatttcagaaaccatgaaaatcgaaaaaaaaaacgaagcaagAATACCAGTGATAAACGCAGGTAAAACAACGAATGAAAATGCGAAGAGAGAACGCACGAAGGAGATCGAACAAATTTGACAAGAACCTCGTTTtcatagaggaagaagaagagtcgttcataatacATGGTGAGTGTAGCGCTTTGAAAACAGGAAGATGTTAAATAACGCATTAAAAGGCCCGTATGTGTAGCAActtgtaagtcaaaaagacttgtatgtgtagcagaccTCTTTAAAATATTGACAAatttattccaaaaaaaaaattcactcttcttttcttttccttttcttttgatAAAACTACCCACCATATTTAAAATATTgacaaatttattaaaaaaaattgattttatattttaaaattttaaattatcctcTAATATAAACTAATTTAACCTaacttcaaattttaattctattctACATCAGCAGTCTCAATTTCAAATCCTACCATCACTCAAATAATTTCTCATCCAACTTTTATCTCCAACTATCACCACTAcagctaatttttttatattgattaaatatatgtgtaatacattGTTATTGGAAGATTAGGTGTTTTCCTTTGATATGGTATTTTTTTTATTGGTATTAttcaaatcggagggtccgatttatttgaagaaaaaaataacCTACAAATCAgagggtccgatttgtttgaaggaaaaaataaactacaaatcggagggtccgattttaacattaaaaaattttttattttcgaaaacacaaatcggaccatccgatttgtgattgtttgtttgaaaaataaaacaaatcggAGGCACCGATTTGTATAAGTCATAACAACGTAAAACACTTCTCTTCTCACACCATTTTGAAATACACGCCTCTCTCTCATACGAAAAAGAATAAGCGCACCACTACTGCCATCTTCACCACCACTATTGTGGAAAAAAAAGGGACAAaacagaaaaagagaaaaaatagatCCAAGTAGAGAGGAAGAGAAGAGAACGACATCAGAGAGAACTACAGTTTGTCGCTACTGTTAAAAGATGCAAAAGAGAGAAAGATGAAAATACCGAACAGAAAAAGAGAGGATGCAATGGTGAGGAGTAGGAATAGATGGCGATGACGAAGAGAGCTACTTTCATTGTCACCGCCGTCAAAATAGAGATAGGGGACGTCGTGCAGTGGGAAGGAGGAAATGGAAAGGTAGTGTGGCGGAGAGggggaagaaaaaaaagaagaaaatggagggaaAAATAAGGAACTCGCAAAGGAAAAGTATAAATGAAAAGAGCTACTGTTGACGAATGAGATCAGCCACCACAATATCTATCATCTGAATGTTGTTGCTTTTGTCTTTTTGTTTCTTCTCTCTCTGGTTTGGTTCTTCAAgtggattttaaaaaaaatttgatcttTGAGATGTATAGATAATTCAACTATGAAAATTTTGTTGAGTAAAGTTTTTTGTAATGGTGGAGGGTCTTATAGAGATAAAGAGAATGGTGGATTCTAGAGATTTAAAATTgggccaattttttttaattttaagtaaTAAATTGGACTCTCAAATTTATAAAAGTAGAGAAATTTGAGGGTCAGATTTTATAGTGTCCAAATTGAAAGCCTCCGATTTGtgttgaaatatatttttttacctTAAAGCAATCGGAGGGTCCAATTTgaacatttaaaaaaatttaaaataaaaaaattcaaatctaatTCTCAAATTTGTGTTCTCcacataaaaaaaatacataaattgtCCACATTGTTTGAAAACACCATTAGAAgtccaaaaacaaaaataaaaagcgtTGAAATTGTGTTAGCATGAGTTATTGATGGTGTTGGTGGTAATAGTGGGGAATAAGAGTTGGATGAGAATAGATTTAAGGAGTGATAATGGAGAGTTGGAGATTGGTATAGTAGTGGTAAAGGGTTGAGGGTCGAGAATTAATGAATTGAAGGTGGGATAGGATAGATTATGAGTTATGACTTAGGAGGGATAATTTATaaactttaaatattttttatattttcggTAATTTTATTAATTGTCAAGACTCAAAATGAGTTATAACTAATGTTTAAAAGATTGTTTATTCTCCTAGCAAacctaacaaaattaattttaatttaaataaaaaaattacaaatatttttaaCANNNNNNNNNNNNNNNNNNNNNNNNNNNNNNNNNNNNNNNNNNNNNNNNNNNNNNNNNNNNNNNNNNNNNNNNNNNNNNNNNNNNNNNNNNNNNNNNNNNNNNNNNNNNNNNNNNNNNNNNNNNNNNNNNNNNNNNNNNNNNNNNNNNNNNNNNNNNNNNNNNNNNNNNNNNNNNNNNNNNNNNNNNNNNNNNNNNNNNNNNNNNNNNNNNNNNNNNNNNNNNNNNNNNNNATAGAAACCGTCAGATATTTTAACAAGTTTTAAATTAAATCATGATCAATAACATACTAAATTTAATACTTGAAAAATAGTCCAATAACAAATTACATATTAAATTGAAAGGTATCAGAGATCAAGTAATAATGGATTATTGAAAGTTGTGAATTATTATAGTGATATGAGATGAGTGATTATTTATACTTCAGCAATATATAACAAACTAAAGGTTAACTCAATAAATCCTAACTACTTTGCCAGCTTCTCTCAACCCCTAACATCTTCCTTTAACCACAGGTTCCTTCTTTAAACTAAAGACGGTGTAGCTACTACAATTCTGAACTTCAGTCTAAAATTAAAGAAGGGTGCTTGAGAGAGTAGTTTAGTCAGGATGTCCGCCAACCGATCTTACGACGGGATATGAACTGCATGCGCTTATTGTTGTTACAATTCGATTGCGAAAAAAGTAAAAATCAATCTCGAATTTATACTTATGAAAACAATTATTGTCATTTGTTGGGTTAATTTAAAGATAAATTTGGTAAAAGAAAAGATGTGGTTCTATCATTTGACATTGTTAACGAAGCCTTTTTTAGAAAGATCAATGTACCGAAAATATGCGAATCTTCGATAGCATCCTTCGCCACGCTTGTTCTGTTCGAGGAATCTGCTAGCATTGTTGTGGTTGTGAGAGGAAAAGAGAAATGCTATGACGTTTGGATGATGAAGGATTATTGGGATGAAGAGTCTTGGATGAAGCTATACAATGTTGGACATGTTGAAGTGATTTCAAGGATTGTGGGATTTTATAAGGGCAGTCAACTTCTTTGAAAAGGTAACGATGAAAGACTAGTGATGTATGAACGTGATTCCCAATAAATAAACGATTTTCATGTTTATGTTAATAATGATTCATTAAGAGCTGCTAGATACATGGAAAGTCTTGTTTCATTTCAAAGGGGAATTGAATTTCGTCGCTAATGTCTTAGTTAATTGAATTGGATCTCATCAGATCCGTGATCGACTATCAATTAAATTCGAGATAATGATtggatttctattttttttaagaataatGCTATATagttaataaatattattatttttatagaatTTTTTATACATAAATCAATACAGTTTGCACCCAAATTTTTTAGAATTTGTACACatgaattagtaaaatttatttgttaaaggtTATTTAGTATTTGTATTGGTCAAATTAtgacaaaaaatactaaaatttattggtctctaaaaatttctctttttttttttaatgcttgCTTTGATATCTCATATATAGCAATAATTTTCTACGGTTGTTAATTTTCTACGCGATTGGATAGGATAAGTaatgaagatataagagagaggatttttttttttggtgacataTAAGAGAGAGGATTGAAATAGCAtttattgtggaaaagatggtagaatcgcaGCTCAAGTGGTTCGGACATGTAAAATGGGAGTATGTATGTATGAGTACGTGGCTATAATTTGggatttttgttgttttttacaAATAAATTGCACAAATAAATTGAAGGAAGATGAGAATAAACAGTATAATAAGGAGCTTCACTAGTCACAATGCACCACACCTCTCTTCGTTTCCTTCGGCTATTGATATCCCCCTCCGCTGCATTATTTTTCGCTTCTAGTTAGTTAGAATCATATCTCCCTTCTCCTCGCAGTGTGTTTCTTTCGACTCTATTGCCCCTCCTTATTGTATCATTACCCTCCACGTGAAAAACGACCATGTCCTGAAGGACAAAAGATGTGTAAGTTGATCTCATTTCCTCATACAGCTTCCAAGTAGCTTCTTTGTCGGACAGGTTATGCCATTTAATTAAGATCTCCTCTTGccatttttcattattttttatcatgCGATGTCCCAATACCATATGTGGCTGTAGTTTACAACCTTGTTCATCAATCAACAAGGATGTGGAAATAGTGGTTGGTTCAGGGGTGCCTTCACATTTTTTGAGTAAGGAAATATGAAAAACCGGGTGGATCTTAGCTATAGGGGGTAGAGCAAGCCTATATGCCACTTTCCCAATTCGACCACTAATCGGAAAAGGGCCGAAATACCTCATGGACAATTTTTGGTTCTTTCGTGCCACCGAATTTTGTGAATACAACTGCAATTTGACATAAACAAAATCACCAATTTGAAAGTCAACCTCACACCGATTGCAATCTGCCTGCGCCTTCATTCATTGTTGCACCCGTTCTAAGTTTCTCCTCAACGTCACGAGGACCCTGTGCCGCTGTTGTAGCTGTTCTTGCAATGATGGAGTGTCTGATGGTCTTGGTTCATATTTTAGGATAGGAGGAGGATCTCTCCTAAAGACCGCCTTGAATGGCATCATGCCAATGGCCGAGTAAAAAGACGAATTGTAATTATAGGCAGCCCATGGTAGAAGCTTGAACCAATCTTTGGGGTTCTCTTGAGTGTAGCACCGTAGATACATTTTTAAGCACCGATTAAGGACCTCAGTTTGGCCATCTGACTCAAGGTGATACGCTGAACTTCTAGCCAAAGTGATACCATGAGTTCCACATCATTGCTCCCAGAACTTACTAGTAAAAACATTATCACGGTCTGAAACAATCAAATGGGGAATTCCATGCACACTCACCACGGTTTGAACAAAGGCTTTTGCCACTTTAGGCACTGTGTAATCAGTAGACAGCGGAATAAAATGGGCAAATTTTGATAATCTGTCGATCACCACTAAAATAACCGAGCAACCATGGGACATCGGAAGGGCGATGATAAAATCCATTGAGATATCCTGCCAAATGTGTGAGGAAATCGGCAGAGGTTCAAGGAGCCCTGCGGATGATTGTGTACTATATTTTGCCTGTTGGAAAATGTTGCAAGCTTTAACATAGTCGCGAATAGATGAAGGCATTCCCTTCCAAAAGAATTGTG is a genomic window of Arachis ipaensis cultivar K30076 chromosome B06, Araip1.1, whole genome shotgun sequence containing:
- the LOC107648425 gene encoding F-box protein CPR30-like, producing MLFLYFLVFLLFLVVILLPRKSNEILSSKLALPRAETRPKEKISIEHLPEELLSNILSRLPSKELQKCKFVCKSWFHIIKDPHFVTNYYVVYNNHIVTNHDLFVIGRPFPSSKKTFISLLSCNSNDNITNKNKEHVPSKVLNPPCEYNSDHEYWTEIMGPCNGIYFLEGKPNLMMNPSLGQFKALPESHFATPFGGNSLMDYTGFGFDPKTNDYKVVVIKDLWIREKGEEHLGWWRTELYSLNSNSWRKLDAVLPLPIEIWSSSRVYTLVNNCCHWLGYVEDELGKRKDVVLAFDMVNETFRKIHVPRVRDSREESSATLVPRDESARIGVVVHPVRANEKSYDVWVMKDYWNQDSWVKVYSVGPVQVISTLVGICGRDQFLWKNNNEELVMYEAESGKVKCLQVFGKNDSLRAARYMESILSLHRGNEFSRQCVSIDWVHDR